One genomic segment of Hydrocarboniclastica marina includes these proteins:
- a CDS encoding putative selenate ABC transporter substrate-binding protein has translation MLHQIALTATLGLLLASQAFADTFVFTAIPDQDETQLRERFEAVSDYLSAELDTDVRFVPVKSYAAAVTAFRNDQVQLAWFGGLSGVQARSLVPGSEALAQGVEDAQFKTYFIAHKSAGLEPSEAFPEGIKGKTFTFGSKGSTSGRLMPEFYIRKAFGQPPEDVFERVGFSDNHSRTLALVESGTYQVGALNYQVWKSETAGADIDTDAVQVIWETPPYPDYQWTIRGDVDERFGKGFKEKVRAALLAMDDPKLLETFPREGFIPASNDDYEPIRETGEAIGILD, from the coding sequence ATGCTCCATCAAATTGCACTCACAGCTACACTGGGCCTGCTTCTGGCCAGCCAGGCATTCGCTGATACTTTTGTTTTCACTGCAATACCGGATCAGGACGAGACCCAGCTAAGGGAGCGGTTTGAGGCGGTTTCGGATTATCTCAGCGCCGAGCTCGACACAGACGTAAGGTTCGTGCCCGTGAAGTCTTATGCTGCCGCTGTCACCGCCTTCCGGAATGATCAGGTGCAATTGGCCTGGTTCGGCGGACTTTCCGGCGTGCAGGCCAGAAGCCTGGTGCCGGGCTCTGAGGCGCTGGCCCAAGGGGTTGAGGACGCCCAGTTCAAAACCTATTTCATCGCGCACAAGAGCGCTGGCCTTGAGCCTTCCGAGGCCTTCCCCGAGGGCATAAAAGGCAAGACGTTTACTTTCGGCTCCAAGGGGTCCACTTCCGGGCGGCTGATGCCTGAGTTCTACATACGTAAAGCCTTCGGGCAGCCCCCCGAAGATGTGTTTGAGCGGGTCGGTTTCAGTGACAACCATTCCCGTACACTGGCATTGGTTGAATCGGGGACCTATCAGGTTGGCGCGCTCAACTATCAGGTCTGGAAAAGCGAAACCGCCGGCGCCGACATCGACACCGATGCGGTTCAGGTCATCTGGGAAACCCCTCCTTATCCAGACTACCAATGGACCATTCGCGGCGATGTTGACGAGCGATTTGGCAAGGGCTTCAAGGAAAAGGTACGGGCTGCACTGCTGGCGATGGACGACCCGAAACTCCTGGAAACATTTCCGCGGGAAGGCTTCATTCCCGCATCCAACGACGATTACGAGCCTATCCGCGAAACCGGCGAGGCAATCGGAATTCTTGACTGA
- a CDS encoding ATP-binding cassette domain-containing protein, which yields MALVHLTEASAAFAGRRVLGPVSLTVYEGQRVALVGQSGAGKSTLLDLLYAQARDRAALVPQELGLVPSLSVFHNVFMGRLSSRPTWYNLANLVRPFRRERQRIQPLLDQLHLGDKIFSPASQLSGGEKQRTAVARALYQKAGLLLADEPVSALDGPLAAGVMAALAEHYPTSVIALHDVELALRYSSRMIGIRDGLIVLDEDSHRLNVQDVLPIY from the coding sequence ATGGCGTTAGTCCATCTGACCGAGGCCAGCGCGGCCTTTGCCGGCCGGCGGGTACTCGGCCCGGTGTCGCTCACCGTATATGAGGGGCAACGTGTTGCGCTGGTCGGCCAGAGCGGTGCCGGGAAGTCCACGCTCCTCGATCTGCTCTATGCGCAAGCCCGCGACCGGGCTGCGCTGGTCCCCCAGGAACTCGGGCTGGTGCCATCACTATCCGTGTTTCACAACGTATTCATGGGCAGGTTATCGTCGCGTCCTACCTGGTACAACCTGGCCAACCTGGTGCGGCCCTTCCGCCGTGAGCGGCAGCGCATCCAACCGCTGCTCGACCAGTTACACCTCGGCGACAAAATCTTTTCTCCGGCCAGCCAATTGTCGGGCGGAGAAAAACAGCGCACGGCTGTGGCGCGAGCTTTGTACCAGAAAGCCGGGTTACTGCTGGCGGATGAGCCGGTTTCGGCCCTGGATGGGCCTCTCGCGGCGGGTGTTATGGCTGCGCTGGCCGAGCACTACCCTACGAGTGTTATCGCACTGCATGATGTCGAGCTGGCTTTGCGCTACAGCTCCCGGATGATCGGCATCCGGGATGGGCTTATTGTGCTGGACGAGGACAGCCACCGGCTGAACGTCCAGGACGTGCTCCCGATCTACTGA